The genomic interval CAGCGGGGGTTGGTTCAGATGAGGTTTTCTACAGCGATCGACGCCAGCTTAGACTTGTTTATCTGTCAAAAGTTTCACAGCATTTAAACaaagtggaagaggagaaagagttTTAGTTAAATTTACCTTTGTACCGTTGATGCTTGAACCTGGTGGACTGGACCTCGGAGATTTTTGTCCCTGGTGGTTGTTCTGGTCTAGTTTTGGTTTAAAATGacttgatttttctttgtcttcaacATCTTTTTCAGTCCAGCGTCACAATATAAGAAAATGCAAACTAAAATGTTGAACCTGTTTCCAACATGTACTTAAAAGTGGCAGAAGGTTCATATTTAAAAGCGCAGCACTGCATCAGCATGTTGGTGTTCAACATAGTGTTTAAGGTGTTATGAACGCTCAGCAGTGTTGTCGGAGGGGCACTGCAGGGTCATGTTCGGGATCATTGAGTGTGGAAAATAACCTGTATCAATTTAGTAAACCAAATCAGGTAACTTAGGTATTATTGATGAGCAAACTTGTCTTTAGGTGTTGATATTCATAGTATATTTGTATGAGTGAACATTGACAaaggctgttaaaaaaaaaaaaaaagtttagctTATGGTGTTTTGCAAGTGCAATCTTTATACTACATTTCCCTGACTCTCACGTGCAACATTAATGGTGTAGTTGATCTAATAACCCTGTAACTATCCCCTATTCTTTCTTCTAACAAGGACATTCTTCAAATGAAAGTTGACAACTATTTTCCCTCTGTTAACACCACCTCCCGGTGGAGCTCAGCAGCAGATGCCTCCACACTTTGTATCTTGCTCAAACATCATGTTCTTAGttagttctttttctttttcacacttGATCCCAGTTCAACTGAGCTTTTCTTAACTTTCAATCCCATCATGCATTGTCCCGCCCAGGAACGTTCTGTGTAAAAGCCAGCTCTGCATCCCAAGCTGACCCGTCACCTGGTCAGTTATCCACACACAGCATCTCATTTCATGATTGACaagtgtggtgtttttttctagGGGGAACATTTTGAGTACAAGTGGCTGTAAATAGGCTTCTATTTATATTTCGTTCGTGTTACCTTCCGGGAATGTGAAcatgtaacaaaaaacaacaacaggaaatatttcaaaataaagagaTGTCATTGTTTCATGAATACGGTGGTGACgtgtttgttgaaatgtcttGACTTCCACTTGTTCAAAGTCAAACAGAGTAATGTTGGTTTTTGGCTTGTCTTTAATTATTCTTagatcttttcatttgtgtgttttttatcttCATCCCTTGgcctttcaaaacaaaataattctcTCCTGATGGTCAATGATGACTATTCCAGAAATCTCATCGACTATGACTAAAGTGGATCATTGGTTCAAATACAAATTAATCAAACCAAATTAATCAAACCAAATTCAACTGTTTGAATTCAAGACCCCGTGCACTAATACTAATTAAAACCCTCATCCCCCcgaatattttgtgtttgttaagaTTCCTTGTgtatatgttttgttgttgataatGTTTCTTCTGGTGATAGTATGCTGCTTCCAACTGGCAAAATCATCCAACATGAGTAGAATTTGAATATTCAGTGGCCAATCTGCATACTCTACTAATCTGAGCCCTGGAACTTAACATATCTATATTAATGAAACTCTGAATGCAAATCTATTTAATGTCATTTACCAATATGTAGGAAATCAATCTGATCACATTGTAGGCTGTATACATATgagattttatttattgcagGCTTTGTCCGTGTTTATTTGACATGATggttgtgcatttttttttattgtgtagcAATAATTTGTCTTTTCCACTCTAGTATCCAGACTCAACTGGATACTTATGTGGTgtcatatagatatatatgtgtatatatagatggatagaaacATCTGTGTGTTGACTGGTGTGAAGTGTATGAATCTGAACTGAGATGAAAAGTCTTCATGGTTGATGTACCAGAGTTACTCAGTTCTGTTGGTTGAAGCCTCTGTCTGTCAGAAACACGTCAGCATCAGAAAACAGGGCTATGAATCCCTGTGAGGAACCAAGACAGACGGGTCAGTTTAAAGGTGTTTCTACCCTTGGTTGAAATTTTAGACTTAAAGagttattttttgtaataacCAATACTGACCTCCTGCACCTTCAGAACCGAGTTGACTAGCTGGGCTCGTTTCAGTCGGGGTAAAACGAGGCCTCTGCCCAGTCTCTCTGAAACGATAAATTGCAAGTCAACTCTGTCACATGTTTCATGATCATGTTCTGAAGAAAAAGAGGCCTTGCACGAGGTTGTACTTGAGTAACCATGTGGTGGTGTGAGACAAAAAACAGAGTTTTAATATTGCAGTGGTTTGTCGGCTAAAGTGGAACACTGTCAGAGTAAAAGgtgaataaatagaaatataacTTGCACTCACTGTTCAGTATTTCCAACCCCATCTCAACAACTTTTCTGGCAATGTTTTCCAAAGCGTCGGTCTGAAAAGAGGATTGTGATGGTTAACAGTCTGGTCTCCCTCAGTTTGTGCGCATCACACAAACGGAACGTGATGCACTTTTAATTTTGTGTCACGTACCCCGAAGCTTCCCACTTCACTTCCTGCCAGCGTCAGTGTAAAACTGAAAGGAAACATCGGGCCGCATCGTCACTGTGGGTTTGAGTTTGTGAACTTGGGCTCAGGTGTGAggtgtgttttgaaaatgtgctgATGCTTACTTGTCTGTTGAAACGGAGCCTTTCACTTTTCCATCAGCAATCCACACTTTACTGCTTAATGTCAAGTCCTGCAAGTACGACAACCGATAGTTATTTCAATCGTGAAAAATCTGACGGTTATGTGTCCTGGTGTTTATTCTACAAAATGTGAGTGCAAATGGAAGCGTCAACCCCAAAAGACACTCGGTTTACCAtgatgtaaaaacagaaaagaagcaaaTCCTCATCCTCAACATTTGAGAAGGTGTAAACTATGGACTgaatgattacattttctttctgtttttttagaGCACAGCAGGCAAACCCTTGCATGTATTAATTTTGCCCAGATTTGTATttgctgaaatattaaaatgttaaagtgACTTTGAGGGATGCTACTTTTTTCCCACCAAAAATCAAATCTATTTCTGTCACATATCCCATGAGCACACGTCTAGGATTGAGGCACAACTATGAAACATCACTAGGCAGCTGCTTGCTGCACACGATGTGAATGTACTTGGACGAATACGTGCacgtgtttctttttgtttatattgACGGGACGGAGAGGAACAGCCACTCACAATATTGAGCTGGAACAGTGGAGTCTGGGTACCGTTCGGTTGGATGGCGAAGGCCTTGACGGCGCCCTGGATGCCCAGTTTGACTGCACCTGGCTGGAAGGAAAACATTGGCGTGTCTCTGGCATAAACATGCAGATCCATGAGCAGACCTGGAAACATTTTGGGAAGCTGCACAgcgcgggaaaaaaaaaaggttgttggttaatatttcattattgaaTATTTTGGTGATTTAATCAACAGTGCTGAGTGAAATAAGGCAGGTACACTGGAGAAAAGAGTGCGCTTTAGATTTCCCTCAAATTCAGGGAGGCGTTACTTTTCAGCACTGTTTTCTTGACCTTAAATCAAGTGTGAGGATGTAATCCTGATATGGATAAGCTTACCTGAGGAACGTAGGGTCCCATTAAGCTGGTATTTAGGTGCAAAGGAAAGCCTGGTGGGATCTGAGGAGATGAAACGACACGTCTTAAAACAAACCTAACTAAAATTGTCTTGTCCTGTCTTCTCTGCTTTCCTCCGGCCAGGTCTGCTCACCATGCTGTCGTCGATGAAACGCTGGAACACTCCGTATGAGTAGTATACGTATGAGGCAGAGTTCAGAGTGAACTCAGACAGGCCCACTGACAACATGAAGGCCTGCTGCTCGGGCATGGTGAAGGGCTGGGCCTCAAACGGAGGGTCCGCACGAGTTTTCTCACTGAAGAACTCGCCCTTTGAAATAAAGAGTTGCAAATTATCAATTGCAGCAATTGATCACTTGCTGATGTTGCTATTCCTTTTTAACATGCACAAGTCCTCATTACGGTATGAATGCCAGAGTATTTTAGTCATATACCTATAAGTGTGTGTATAAATcgtatttaaaatgtttaaatactttcttctttttttcaaaggtgTGAAGGAACGACAAGAACCGATGCGGCTGAAAGTCCCTAACATGCAGACAAACGCAGGAACTACTTCCATGTGTGCATCCTCACCTTGAGACCCAGATTCAAACTGGAAACATCAATGGTAGGTGAGGTGCTGAGAGAGAGGTTCATGGCCATAGCCGGATCCACTTCGAAGGAAACtgaataaaatagaaatcatTTGTAGACCGAATAATCTTTTCatgaatttgaatatttctaTCTTAAAGTAAAGTAACTTTTGGCCTTCGTAACAGATGTCAATATTTACAATCCTTTTTTATCTGGTGtctttatgaaaatgtattccTCTGCAATACCGTTCATTGCCTGTAGGTGGTACTCTACGCTTGCAATCAATTCCTCCACATTAGGGCAAATCTGGGGAGGGAACAACAATGCAAATGTCCTGCAATGTTCACCAGTGAACATGTCTACAGCAGATTTCACCTCTGTATTATTCTGATGATCGcacaaggaaaggaaaaggagaggagaaccACTCACTCTGTTCTCTATTTCTTTGCTGATTCGCTTCTTGAAATGCTTCACAAAACGCTTGAAAATCCAGCTAAGGACAAATGAAAAtgcggggtttataccatgacatCAGCATCACTCCtcagtatctctctctccccctctctgagGTTCACTGTACCTGGCTCCACCATGGAATCGTACGTCCACATCTCCAACTTGAGCTACACAATTGGCGCTAGAGACAGACAAATGGCCGTCAGCATCTTTGCCCAGCTCCACCACAGAGGTCACATCCACACCGAGTATGGCCATGTCGAACGATCCCTTGTCATGTCTGGAGAAAAAACCCACAGTACGAACAAATCAGTGCAATGTTGGTTATGGTGAAAATCAGGTATGAACAGCCACAGAAACAttctgccgtgtgtgtgtgtatcatatATGTATTATACATGACACCTgattatatatctttttaataATACCAGCAACATATTCAGATTTTCTTCTTGCTAACCCCtacttccttttttatttatttttttattttcaatacatTCTTATCGTAATTTATCGTCACTGGCACATAAACAATTCAAGGAACTCGTGACCAAATGATACACGTGAATCTGGCGTTAGAAAAGTTACAAGTCGGATTAAGACGACAAAATGTTGTCTTAGCTCTGTAGTTTATAACCAAAAGTCATTTTAATCCTTCATTATTTATAGTTCTTCTCCATAGTTTGATTCATACCAATTAAATGGACTGCAGATTTCAGGCCTCTATGTATAGGTCCAACCTTTTCACCAGTTAACTATTACTTTCACTTTTAACATTTAGTTTCACACAGATTCCCAGAGGCCTGCTAACACAAGGGGGAAGAACAGGAAGTCACCAAAATCACTGATAAGAAATTAGATAGTTAATTTTATGACACAACTTGTATTTGATTCAGGgtgataattgtttttttttttttactttttgtgacGAAAAGagtataatgaaaataaataaaattgtaataGTTGGTGATTTTTCATCAGTGTAAGAATCTGACCTGACACCTTTAAAAAAGACACTTTTCTATTTGACCCCAGCTGTACATAAAggctcttttttaatttaatatcgGTTCCTCGCTAAATCTGGATGAGCATTTTTCAATCACCATTTCAAAATCAAGTGtgttacttttacattttaaaaggattCACATGCTCTTTGGGGTAATGATGGTGAGGTTCACATTGTCTCAGTTTCTCTGAAGATTTGTCTTTTGCCTAAATGGAAAACTTTGACATTGCTTCACACCCTGCGTTGTGGAGTCTACTTGCCTTGCGATCCAGGAGTTTACTCGTCGGGCAGAGATTAAGGGAAACTCACATTATGCCAAAGTGTGTCATCCACTGTCCGCTTAGTGCAACACTGAGGCCTGACATGGATGTCTTTAATCCTGTGGCATCGGGATAGAAGTCAGCAGACGGCTCTGGAAGGTCACACTTCTCTATACTGGTGCTGGAGCACAGTGGGGAGAGAGCAGACAGGGGTTAGTATAGGTGGGGTGACACGTACCGGAATCATGCAAATAAATCTAGCATACTGTGCTACcggttttcaaaatatatatatacacaggaGTTTCACTTTTGTTAAATTCAGTCAAACACAACCTACTCCTTTTAGACAGTAAACAGTGTGAAGAGGTGATCATATAATTGGCATGTGAACTTTTGGAACATAAAAGACGCCTCAATGTTCAAGAATGTCAAATATAAGACCTACTTCGTCAGTGTGTAGTGGATGCTGCACCAGAAGCCTACGTTGACTTTGCCACTGATGTCCGGGAGGGTGACGTGCTCCAACATCTTCTGAATCCAGTCTGTACCTGCGTGCTTACCTGGGCCACACGGCACACGTATGAACTTTGAATTGCTGCGATTGAAATGTTTCTTATACGAGTACAGATCACACGGTGGGATTTTGTGCTACTACCTTATTTTTGTGCTTGGATCCATTAGGCAACAGAATGGATGTAACACCACCTAACATTTCCTTACCGTACTGAAGGCCTTTGTTGGTCAGGATGACTTGTATTGCAGGATTTTCTCCATGTGCGCACGAGAAGAGCATGAGCACTGCTGTCACGGAGAGAAACATGTTGCTGGGCCCCCCTGTGGTGCAAGCAGCAGCTATAATTTACTACAGTAAATAACCACAAAACTCAAAGATTTGCTGTGTCAACTACATTCGGTGTTTAGCATAATTTTCTAAAGTCAAACACCCTCAATGTACCTGAGTAGTGGTATGTAGCATACCTGAATCACTGCAGGATGGAAAATGGTTCTTGGCGTCTGTTCTACATGTGAACAAATGTCCTCTCGGCTTCTCAGGCTTTTGATTCATACGCGGCTTGTGCTTCCTGTATCACTGAGAAGTGAAACTCACCAACATGTGACATGGGAGATGCTGCTGCGTTGGTGTGTTGGATTTTGATTCAGCTCTGACTGCCTGAATCGGGTGGTTGTCAGACTTTCACTACATTCAACAGCTGAATCAAATAGGACCTGTTGATAGAAATATACGTACACGTCTGTACTGAAAGTACAGTAGAAAGTAGACTGTTGTAGGTGCATCTCATCAGAAACGAGCTTTGCAGCAACATCCTCATTCTTAGAAATAAAGAAGTGAAACCTACTTCATGTTGTGTTGACTTTAACATTTTGAATCTTAATTAACTAAGCGAAGACAAGGATCGAGAATTCTTCTTCTCCatatcctgttgtttttttcttagagTTGCCGAGCTCACTGATGTGATCAGCGCCATGTTTTCGTGCGGTCTGTTACGAGCTGCTTTGGAGGCCTCTGCACACAATTTGTCACAGGGGAAGTTTGACAAGGCCCACATCAgtagaaacaaaagagaaagtcaAACCAGCAGGACCTCGGTCATCCCCATGGGATATATTTCTCTGGGCAAGGAAACATTAGAATCACCAGCcataaaatatttgatttatttatctctTAATTCAACAAGCTCCTTGTCTCACACACCATGGTTAGTTCCATTAAATCACAATTAACACGTTCAATAGGAAGAGCATATCATCAGACGGACAAATTTTCATACGCATTACACACTTAGGACCCATTTTCTTGCACTTTGAATTCACGTCGTCCAGAATGACACTTGAAACaccaagagaaaaacaaacaagccaacaGGACTACTAGCTACAGAGGCataagatggaaaataaaacacaacaaaaacaaaccgaaaaacaaaatcaaaaataataattctgtttAAACAACTACACATAAGTTATTCATGATTTATTATCATCCACAGAGCATCATCTGATCCGAAGGGTGCCCTGCTCTCGTATTTTCTCTGAAGTGGGATTAATGATATATCTACTGTAGCAGCTCAAAAACCAGTAATAACATATTCACTCCATCGTTACATATTTCATTCCCCAGCAATAAACACGTACACACTCACAGTCGGACCCGTGGATCACTGGATCTGAGAACTTTGCATGAAGACTGATGTCTGGACAGGCTTGTTCCTGCCCGCATATTATTTTaatcagaccccccccccccctttttttaatgcgGGGTCTGTGTTCCTCTGTCCACTTAATAAAACATGGTTTCTGGAATGAGTCGACTAGACTTTACACTATGATTGTAGAGTTTATTATTGCACATTATCACGaaggcaaaataaaaagaagtatAGGCTACAGTTCACACAAATAATCCTCCTCACGCGCCTCTCTATGTCAAGTGGTCGGACATGATGTTTCTGATAAGGTCTGCGTCGTGACAGCCTGCCAGGGTGCGGCATGTTGGGCCGCCGCCGCTCGGCAAAGGTCATCAGTGAAGCTCTCAGTCGTGGATATTGTACCTGTACGCCTCTATGAGTCCTTCAACTGAGTGGATGAAGCCAGATATGGCGCATATGCCTCCGATAACGAAAATGGCCACGTCGAAGAAGACGTGGTGCCACAGGAGGTTCCTCCACTGGAGCTTCAGGTGGAAGAGGCTCGGCAAGAGGAAGCACAGGCCCGCGCCGGTGAGGCTCCCCGTCAGGCCCATCAGCAGGGCAAAGTGGGGGACAAACACGGCCATGAGCAAGGTGAAGACCACCAGGGCAACTCGGAGGCCCAGACCCCATGATTTCAACTGGCCACTGGGGCCGTAGCAGTCAGGAAAGAGGGCCCTGCCGCCGTCCTGGAACAAGGACTTCTCCAGGACCTCCACTGCTGCAAAGAAGGGCAACGGGTAGGACAGCAGCGCCTTGGCGACGAGGAAGAGGTTCACCACCGCCCGGATGGTTGAGGGCAGGTTATCCGTTATGACCTCTTTGGTGGCGTCCGCCCACGTCAAGTAGGCCACCAGGGCGAAGAGGCCCTTGAGGACGCAGGCGGAGATGTGAGTCCAATCCATCATGCAGTGGAACTCGCTGGGCCTCTGCATGTTGCCCTCCAGCGAGGGGAGGAAGATCTGGGAGGTGTAGC from Scophthalmus maximus strain ysfricsl-2021 chromosome 3, ASM2237912v1, whole genome shotgun sequence carries:
- the bpifcl gene encoding bactericidal permeability-increasing protein, giving the protein MNQKPEKPRGHLFTCRTDAKNHFPSCSDSGGPSNMFLSVTAVLMLFSCAHGENPAIQVILTNKGLQYGKHAGTDWIQKMLEHVTLPDISGKVNVGFWCSIHYTLTNTSIEKCDLPEPSADFYPDATGLKTSMSGLSVALSGQWMTHFGIIHDKGSFDMAILGVDVTSVVELGKDADGHLSVSSANCVAQVGDVDVRFHGGASWIFKRFVKHFKKRISKEIENRICPNVEELIASVEYHLQAMNVSFEVDPAMAMNLSLSTSPTIDVSSLNLGLKGEFFSEKTRADPPFEAQPFTMPEQQAFMLSVGLSEFTLNSASYVYYSYGVFQRFIDDSMIPPGFPLHLNTSLMGPYVPQLPKMFPGLLMDLHVYARDTPMFSFQPGAVKLGIQGAVKAFAIQPNGTQTPLFQLNIDLTLSSKVWIADGKVKGSVSTDNFTLTLAGSEVGSFGTDALENIARKVVEMGLEILNKRLGRGLVLPRLKRAQLVNSVLKVQEGFIALFSDADVFLTDRGFNQQN